A genomic window from Lycium barbarum isolate Lr01 chromosome 4, ASM1917538v2, whole genome shotgun sequence includes:
- the LOC132636570 gene encoding acetyl-CoA-benzylalcohol acetyltransferase-like — MKDQMQVKILSKSLIKPSSPTPDHLQDYKLSFFDQVADKAHMPLVLFYPHCNNNSKNEELEESLSRVLTHVYPLAGRFAEDESSVLCLDQGVTYIKATVNCHLDDFLERAHKDLDLALPFWPHGIMEVDDTNIFVTPLMVVQVTTFECGGLALSISTSHPAMDGFTAFTFIYEWVKVCKFGTPCKEINFMSFNLGTLFPAKDLTAILDDPVDEGKRTKSKLIARKFVFDEVAISKLRKKFDTEALSFKPSRVEMITTLLWRSLIRAAGAGNPHLKRSIMAFPFSLRGKVAAFPHATNSFGNFIIEIPIRFEHDDETKMESLHHIVKLIRDSVQETASNCVNATPDEIVSVVVNLYKDSYAGSEWGGNSEVVHFTCSSLCRFPMQKADFGWGKPSLMHFGSRHSQIFWLYDTEDETGIAVQVDLQETYMNSFVGDQDIMDFAKF, encoded by the coding sequence ATGAAGGATCAAATGCAAGTTAAAATCTTGTCCAAAAGCCTCATAAAACCATCATCACCAACGCCAGACCACCTTCAAGATTACAAGTTATCTTTCTTTGATCAAGTGGCTGATAAAGCACACATGCCTCTTGTTCTTTTCTATCCTCATTGTAATAACAACTCGAAAAATGAAGAGCTTGAAGAATCCTTGTCAAGGGTTTTAACCCATGTTTACCCTTTAGCGGGTCGATTCGCAGAAGATgaatcctcagttctgtgtctCGACCAAGGTGTAACTTACATAAAAGCAACGGTCAATTGTCATCTTGACGATTTCCTCGAGCGAGCACACAAAGACCTTGACCTAGCATTACCATTTTGGCCTCATGGCATTATGGAAGTGGACGACACGAATATATTCGTCACACCACTTATGGTTGTGCAAGTCACAACGTTCGAATGTGGTGGCCTAGCTCTATCTATTAGCACTTCACATCCTGCTATGGACGGATTCACGGCTTTCACATTCATTTACGAATGGGTCAAAGTGTGCAAATTTGGGACTCCTTGTAAGGAGATTAACTTCATGAGCTTCAATTTGGGAACTCTTTTCCCTGCCAAAGATTTAACCGCCATTCTTGATGATCCTGTTGACGAAGGCAAACGTACAAAATCTAAGTTGATTGCAAGGAAATTTGTATTCGACGAAGTTGCAATATCAAAGCTCAGAAAGAAATTTGATACGGAAGCTTTGAGTTTCAAACCTTCACGAGTTGAGATGATAACAACACTTCTATGGAGGTCTCTAATCCGTGCAGCTGGAGCTGGAAATCCGCATTTGAAACGGTCTATAATGGCCTTTCCATTTAGCTTGCGCGGTAAGGTTGCAGCTTTTCCTCATGCTACGAACTCTTTTGGAAATTTTATCATCGAAATTCCCATAAGATTTGAACATGATGACGAGACAAAGATGGAGTCGTTGCATCACATTGTAAAACTGATAAGAGACTCAGTTCAAGAGACTGCTAGTAACTGTGTCAATGCTACTCCAGATGAGATAGTTTCTGTGGTTGTCAACTTATACAAGGATAGCTATGCTGGATCAGAATGGGGAGGCAATAGCGAAGTTGTGCATTTTACATGCTCAAGTTTGTGCAGGTTTCCCATGCAGAAAGCTGATTTTGGTTGGGGAAAACCAAGTTTAATGCACTTTGGCTCAAGGCATAGTCAAATCTTTTGGTTGTATGATACAGAAGATGAGACTGGCATTGCAGTGCAAGTGGATTTGCAGGAAACGTACATGAACTCCTTTGTCGGTGACCAGGATATCATGGATTTTGCTAAATTTTAG